A genomic segment from Nicotiana tabacum cultivar K326 chromosome 7, ASM71507v2, whole genome shotgun sequence encodes:
- the LOC107759865 gene encoding uncharacterized protein LOC107759865 yields MGTIMLSSSSSSSQLMVFHRLLRPAPILSFSFLKQSLSLLPHQTTSLCPITANNSPSFYLRSRTFANLPVLVSSSQALLESTEDVEDKEIAKENGEVTAAPRLRVKEKKELLSLTVKEKKELASYAHSLGKKLKSQQVGKSGVTDSVIFALDETLEANELLKLKIHGTCPGGELDDVVKHLEEATGSVVVGQIGRTVILYRPSVTKLKAEEKKKQAQNAFMRKKQYAAKQSFESKGQVPRPYARGRRGSSRV; encoded by the exons ATGGGAACAATAATGttatcctcttcctcttcctcatccCAACTCATGGTTTTTCATCGCCTGCTCCGACCCGCTCCTATCCTCTCGTTCTCCTTCCTTAAGCAGTCTCTCTCTCTTCTTCCCCATCAAACGACGTCGCTTTGTCCCATTACCGCCAACAATTCTCCGTCCTTCTATCTTCGCTCTAGAACCTTCGCGAACCTTCCAGTACTTGTCTCTAGTTCTCAAGCCCTATTGGAATCCACTGAGGACGTGGAGGACAAGGAAATTGCAAAAGAAAATGGAGAAGTAACTGCTGCTCCGAGGCTGAGAGTGAAGGAGAAGAAAGAACTGCTGAGCCTGACAGTGAAGGAGAAGAAAGAATTGGCATCGTATGCACACAGTTTAGGGAAGAAGCTGAAGAGTCAACAAGTCGgcaaatctggtgtcactgatTCTGTGATATTTGCGTTAGATGAAACTCTTGAAGCTAATGAGCTTCTCAAG CTCAAAATACATGGTACCTGTCCAGGAGGAGAACTGGATGATGTCGTAAAGCATTTGGAGGAAGCAACTGGGTCAGTGGTTGTTGGTCAAATTGGTAGGACTGTGATTCTCTACCGTCCAAGCGTAACAAAACTTAAAGCCGAAGAGAAGAAAAAACAGGCTCAAAATGCTTTTATGAGAAAAAAACAATATGCGGCGAAACAATCATTTGAG AGTAAAGGACAAGTACCAAGACCATATGCTCGTGGTCGTCGAGGAAGTAGCAGGGTTTAA